Below is a genomic region from Kribbella qitaiheensis.
TGCATCATGCTACCACTCTGCTTATGGTAGCAATATGCAACCAAGCAGACGGCTGTTCCTGGCGATCGCGGCCGGTGCGGCGGTCGCCAACGTGTACTTCGCGCAGCCGCTGGTGGTGACGATGGGCGCCGATCTCGGCATCCCACCGGGCCGCGTCGGCCTCTTCGTCACGATCACCCAACTCGGATACGGCCTCGGGCTGTTCTTCCTGGTCCCACTGGGCGATCTGGTCGACCGTCGCCGCCTGATCCGGCTTCAGTTCCTGCTCCTCGCGGCCGCCCTGCTCGTCACCGGCGTCGCCCACACGGCAGCCCTGCTCCTGATCGGCCTGGCCGCGATCGGATTGCTGGCGGTGGTGACCCAGTCCCTGGTGGCCTTCGCCGCTTCACTCAGCCGCCCGGCCGAGGTCGGGCGAGTGGTGGGCGCCGTCACCAGCGGAATCGTGATCGGCATCCTGCTGGCCCGGACAGTCTCCGGCCTGCTCGCCGATCTCGCCGGCTGGCGGTCGGTCTATCTCGCTTCCTGCGTCCTGAGCCTGCTCATCGCAGTGACCCTGTTCCGAACAACCCCACAAAACAAGGCGAATCTCTCGTACTGCGAATTGCTGCGCTCCACCGCGAGCCTCTGGACGGAGCCGCTGTTCCGCGCCCGCGCAGTACTGGCGTTACTCATCTTCGCCGCGTTCAGCACCCTCTGGAGCTCGATCGCCCTGCCACTGAGCGCACCGCCGTACGGCCTGTCACACACCGCAATCGGCGCGTTCGGGCTCGTCGGAGCGGCGGGTGCACTAGCGGCAGGACCGGCCGGACGCCTCAACGACCGAGGGCGGGGCAGGTTTACGACCCTGGCCGCACTGACCCTGCTGACGTTGAGTTGGTTGCCGCTGGCCTTCACTCCGAGATCGCTGTGGGCATTGGCGATCGGCGCGATCCTGCTCGACCTCGCAGTACAAGCCGTGCATGTCAGCAACCAGAGCATGATCTACGGACTGCGCCCCGACGCCGGCAGCCGCTTGATCGGCGGCTACATGGTGTTCTACTCGATCGGCAGCGGCCTCGGCGCGATCGCCTCCACCGCCTTGTACGACGCGTTCGGCTGGCTCGCGGTTTGTTTGCTCGGAGCAACCTTCAGTCTGGCGGCGCTGGTTGTCGCAGCCCGAGCAGGGCGAGTGACTTCTCGCGCATCTCGACTTTCCGGATCTTCCCGGTGACGGTCATCGGGAAGTCGTCGACGAGCAGGACGTAGCGCGGGAGCTTGAACCGCGCGAGCTTGCCGTCGGCGAACTCCTTGATCTTGGCGGCATCCAGCGGCTCGGCACCGTCCTTGAGCTTGATCCAGGCGCACAACTCCTCGCCGTACTTCTCGTCCGGTACGCCGATCACCTGTACGTCCGCGATGTCCGGGTGCGTGTAGAGGAACTCCTCGATCTCGCGTGGGTACACGTTCTCGCCGCCGCGGATCACCAGGTCCTTGATCCGGCCGACGATGTTCACGTAGCCGTCGTCGCGCATCACCGCGAGGTCGCCGGTGTGCATCCAGCGCGCCTGATCGATCGCCTCGGCGGTCTTCTCGGCCTCGTCCCAGTAGCCGAGCATCACCGAATACCCCCGCGTGCACAGCTCCCCCGGCTCGCCGCGCGGCACGACCAGTCCGGTGGCCGGGTCCAGCAGCTTCACCTCGACATGCGGCATCACGCGACCGACGGTCGACGTACGGCGGTCCAGGTCGTCGTCGCGACGGGTCTGCGTCGACACCGGCGAGGTCTCGGTCATCCCGTAACAGATGGCTACTTCCGCCATGTGCATGTCGGCGACGCAGCGCTTCATCACCTCGACCGGGCACGGCGAACCCGCCATCACGCCGGTCCGCAGCGAGGTCAGGTCGTACGACGCGAAGTCGGCCAGGCCCAGCTCGGCGATGAACATCGTCGGTACGCCGTACAGGCCGGTGCAGCGCTCGTCCTGGACAGCCTTCAGCGTCGCAGCGGGGTCGAAGGCGGGCGCCGGAATCACCATGCAGGCACCATGAGTGGTGCAGCCGAGATTCGCCATCACCATTCCGAAGCAATGATAAAAAGGTACTGGAATACATAACCGGTCGTCGGGGCCGAAGGCAATTGTCTCGGTGACGAAGTAGCCGTTGTTCAGAATGTTGTGGTGGCTCAGGGTGGCGCCCTTGGGAAAGCCGGTCGTCCCCGACGTGTACTGGATGTTGATCGCGTCGTCGAAGCTCAACTGCTCCGCGCGCTCGGCCAACTGCTCGGCCGTTACATCGCCCGACGCCTCGACCACCGCGGCCCAGTCCGGCGTACCGATGTAGACGACGTCCTCGAGCGCGGCACAGTCCGGCCGGACCTCCTCGACCATCTTGCGGTACTCGCTGGTCTTGAACTCGGTCGCGGAGATCAGCAGCTTCACGCCGGACTGATTCAGCGCGTACGCCAGCTCATGGGTCCGGTACGCCGGGTTGAGGTTCACCAGGATCGCGCCGATGGCGGCCGTCGCGTACTGCGTGATCGTCCACTCCGCGCAGTTCGGCGCCCAGATCCCGACCCGATCCCCCTTCGCGATCCCGCGCGCCATCAGCCCGCGGGCGAACTCGTCCACGTCGGCCCCGAACTCGGCGTACGTCCATCGCCGCCCACTCGCGACCTCGACCATCGCCTCGCGATCGCCGTACTCCGCGACCGTCCGGCTCAGGTTCTGCCCGATCGTCTCCCCCAGCAACGGAACCTCGGACACACCCGACGCATACGACGGCAGACTCATCCCGCCATCGTCACTCCAGACCACCCCGGCGACAACCCCAACCGCGCGTGCTGCCCGATTTCCCCCGGAGCGACTCGCCGGAGGTCGAACGGGTCTTCGAAACCGGGCGCCGGTTGCGGTCTTCGGTCAGACTGGCGGGTATGGACTCTGGGATCACTGTGGTGGGGACCGGGCAGGCTACTGCGCCGGCTGACGTATTACGTCTGACGCTGAGCGTGGGACACGATGCTCCGGACGTGGCGGCCGCGGTCGCTCAGGTAGGCGAGCGGACAGATGCGGTGAATGCAGCCATGCGCGAGCACGGGATCGCCGAGAAGGACATCCACACCAGTTCGGTGAACGTCTATCCGCAGTACGCCGACTCGATGCAGGTGGCCGGGTATCGCGCGTCGCATTCACTGACGGTCTCGACGACGGACCTGACCGGCTTCGGGCGGCTGCTGAACGCGGCCGTCGGTGCTGTCGGCAACGACCTCGGCCTGGACGGGCTGCAGTTCGACGTCGCGGACAAGGCGCCGCTGCTGGAGCAGGCGCGGGAGCTCGCCTTCGCCCAGGCCCGGCAGAAGGCCGACCACCTGGCCGGTCTGGCCGGCCAGACGATCGGGTCCATCGCCGCCGTCGCCGAGACCTACGGCCACGCACCGATCCGGGCGATGGCGGCGGGGAAGGCGGCGGCCGGGTTCGACGCGGAAATTGCCGTCACCCCGGGCGAACAGACGGTCGAGGTCTCGCTCGAGGTGCGCTGGTCCTGGGGCTGATCCTGGACGGATCTGTCTCAAAATCAGACCGGATCCCCTTTTGTCCCCGGCTTCGGACACACTTCTCCCATGTACGCACCGGCACCGCTTCGACGGCAACTGAACCGATCTGGCCTGTTGCTGCTCGGTCCTGCCTTCGTAGCGGCGGTCGCGTACGTGGATCCGGGCAACTTCGCGACCAACATCGCGGCGGGCGCGACGTACGGGTATCTGCTCTGCTGGGTCGTGGTCGGGGCGAACCTGATGGCCGTGCTGGTGCAGTATCTGGCGGCCAAGGCGAGTATCGCGACCGGCCGGACGCTGCCTCAGTTGTGCCGGGAACACTTCAAAAGGTCCACCTCCACCGGATTGTGGGCCCAGGCCGAGCTGGTCGCGGTCGCGACCGACCTGGCCGAGGTGGTCGGCGGTGCGATCGCGCTGAACCTGCTGTTCTCGATCCCGTTGCTGCTGGGCGGTGCGATCACCGGCGCTGTGTCGTTCGCCTTGCTGATCTATCAGTCGAAGCGTGGCCAGCGGCCGTTCGAGGCAGCGATCATCGGACTGCTGTCCGTAGTACTGGTCGGTTTCGTGGTGTCGACGATCCAGTCCCACCCGTCCGGATCCGGCGTCATCGGCGGGCTGGTGCCGCGGCTCGACGGCACCCAGTCCGTGGTGCTGGCGGCCGGAATGCTCGGCGCGACGGTGATGCCGCACGCGATCTGGTTGCACGGGGCCCTCGTCACCGACCGGCACTGGAAGTCGATCCGGTCGGCCTCAGGCAAGCAGCGCGTACTCCGCGCCACGCGGGTCGACGTCGCGGTCGCGATGGCGCTGGCCGGTGCGGTGAACCTGGCCATGGTCGTGGTCGCAGCGGCCGCGTTGAAGGGCACCGGGGCCGATTCGCTCGACGCGGCGCACACCGCGATCGGGGACCGGATCGGCAGTCTGCCCGCACTGTTGTTCGCGTTGGCCTTGCTGGCCAGCGGGTTCGCCTCGTCCTCGGTCGGGACGTATGCCGGATCGGTCATCCTGGAAGGGTTCTGGCAGCGGCACATCCCGCTCGCCGCCCGCCGGCTGGTGACGTTGCTGCCGGCCCTGATCATCCTCGCGATCGGCATCGACCCCAGCCGTGCGCTGGTCGTCTCCCAGGTCGTGCTCAGCTTCGGCATCCCCTGCGCGCTCTGGCCGCTGGTCCGGTTGACCGCCTCCAAGCGTGTCATGGGCGACCTGGTCAACCGTTGGCCGACTACTCTCACGGCATGCCTGGTCGCAGCCGCCGTCACGGCCCTCAACGTCGTACTGATCGTGCTGACGCTTCGAGGGTGAGCCCCGCATGACCGCGACGTACGCGGTCAGCGACATCCACGGCCATCCCGAGAAACTGGCCGAGGCACTCCAGGCGGCCGGCCTGATCGACGCCGAGGGCAACTGGTCGGACCACGACGTCCGGCTCTGGATCCTCGGCGACTTCTTCGACCGCGGCCCGGACGGCGTCGGCGTACTGGCCCTGGTCCGCCGCCTCGCCGCCCAGGCGGCGGCCGGCACCGGCGAGATCCGGGTACTGCTCGGCAACCACGAGATCCTGGCGCTCGGGATGCGCAAGTTCGGCGACACCTTCGTGCCGCACGACGGGATCACCTCCCGCAGCTTCGAACGCAGCTGGGCGCTGAACGGCGGCCAGGACCGCGACCAGGAACTGCTGACCGACGACGACGTGGCCTGGCTGATCGAGCAGCCGATGGTCGGACTGGACGCGGACCACCTGTTGCTGCACTCCGACACCGAGGAGTATCTCGAGTGGGGTGACTCGATCGACGAGATCAACGAGTCCGCCCGGGCCGACCTGCACAGCGACGACATCACCGTCTGGTGGGAGGTCTGGCGCCGGATGACGTCGCGCTACGCCTTCCGCGGCGAGGCCGGCCCGGCGGTGGCCGCCGATCTGCTGCAGCGCCTAGGCGGCCGCCGGATCGTGCACGGCCACAGCATCGTG
It encodes:
- a CDS encoding MFS transporter, whose product is MQPSRRLFLAIAAGAAVANVYFAQPLVVTMGADLGIPPGRVGLFVTITQLGYGLGLFFLVPLGDLVDRRRLIRLQFLLLAAALLVTGVAHTAALLLIGLAAIGLLAVVTQSLVAFAASLSRPAEVGRVVGAVTSGIVIGILLARTVSGLLADLAGWRSVYLASCVLSLLIAVTLFRTTPQNKANLSYCELLRSTASLWTEPLFRARAVLALLIFAAFSTLWSSIALPLSAPPYGLSHTAIGAFGLVGAAGALAAGPAGRLNDRGRGRFTTLAALTLLTLSWLPLAFTPRSLWALAIGAILLDLAVQAVHVSNQSMIYGLRPDAGSRLIGGYMVFYSIGSGLGAIASTALYDAFGWLAVCLLGATFSLAALVVAARAGRVTSRASRLSGSSR
- a CDS encoding AMP-binding protein codes for the protein MSLPSYASGVSEVPLLGETIGQNLSRTVAEYGDREAMVEVASGRRWTYAEFGADVDEFARGLMARGIAKGDRVGIWAPNCAEWTITQYATAAIGAILVNLNPAYRTHELAYALNQSGVKLLISATEFKTSEYRKMVEEVRPDCAALEDVVYIGTPDWAAVVEASGDVTAEQLAERAEQLSFDDAINIQYTSGTTGFPKGATLSHHNILNNGYFVTETIAFGPDDRLCIPVPFYHCFGMVMANLGCTTHGACMVIPAPAFDPAATLKAVQDERCTGLYGVPTMFIAELGLADFASYDLTSLRTGVMAGSPCPVEVMKRCVADMHMAEVAICYGMTETSPVSTQTRRDDDLDRRTSTVGRVMPHVEVKLLDPATGLVVPRGEPGELCTRGYSVMLGYWDEAEKTAEAIDQARWMHTGDLAVMRDDGYVNIVGRIKDLVIRGGENVYPREIEEFLYTHPDIADVQVIGVPDEKYGEELCAWIKLKDGAEPLDAAKIKEFADGKLARFKLPRYVLLVDDFPMTVTGKIRKVEMREKSLALLGLRQPAPPD
- a CDS encoding SIMPL domain-containing protein, encoding MDSGITVVGTGQATAPADVLRLTLSVGHDAPDVAAAVAQVGERTDAVNAAMREHGIAEKDIHTSSVNVYPQYADSMQVAGYRASHSLTVSTTDLTGFGRLLNAAVGAVGNDLGLDGLQFDVADKAPLLEQARELAFAQARQKADHLAGLAGQTIGSIAAVAETYGHAPIRAMAAGKAAAGFDAEIAVTPGEQTVEVSLEVRWSWG
- a CDS encoding Nramp family divalent metal transporter, with the protein product MYAPAPLRRQLNRSGLLLLGPAFVAAVAYVDPGNFATNIAAGATYGYLLCWVVVGANLMAVLVQYLAAKASIATGRTLPQLCREHFKRSTSTGLWAQAELVAVATDLAEVVGGAIALNLLFSIPLLLGGAITGAVSFALLIYQSKRGQRPFEAAIIGLLSVVLVGFVVSTIQSHPSGSGVIGGLVPRLDGTQSVVLAAGMLGATVMPHAIWLHGALVTDRHWKSIRSASGKQRVLRATRVDVAVAMALAGAVNLAMVVVAAAALKGTGADSLDAAHTAIGDRIGSLPALLFALALLASGFASSSVGTYAGSVILEGFWQRHIPLAARRLVTLLPALIILAIGIDPSRALVVSQVVLSFGIPCALWPLVRLTASKRVMGDLVNRWPTTLTACLVAAAVTALNVVLIVLTLRG
- a CDS encoding metallophosphoesterase, which encodes MTATYAVSDIHGHPEKLAEALQAAGLIDAEGNWSDHDVRLWILGDFFDRGPDGVGVLALVRRLAAQAAAGTGEIRVLLGNHEILALGMRKFGDTFVPHDGITSRSFERSWALNGGQDRDQELLTDDDVAWLIEQPMVGLDADHLLLHSDTEEYLEWGDSIDEINESARADLHSDDITVWWEVWRRMTSRYAFRGEAGPAVAADLLQRLGGRRIVHGHSIVADQLGIDPAYLTGPLLYSDGLALGIDGGIFDGGPCLLIKLLPV